One Bacillus sp. FJAT-52991 genomic region harbors:
- the rlmB gene encoding 23S rRNA (guanosine(2251)-2'-O)-methyltransferase RlmB, giving the protein MSKEFISGRNPVLEALRSDREINKIWISEGAQKGPVQQIIKMAKEQNVLVQFVPKQKVDQMSDENHQGVVASVAAYHYAELDDLFAKAEQSGEAPFFLLLDEIEDPHNLGSIMRTADAVGAHGIIIPKRRAVGLTAAVAKASTGAIEYIPVVRVTNLARTMDELKERGLWIAGTDAKGTDDYRNFDGTMPLGLVIGSEGKGVSRLVKEKCDFLIQLPMAGGVTSLNASVAAGLLMYEVYRRRHPLGE; this is encoded by the coding sequence ATGTCAAAAGAATTTATCTCAGGTAGAAATCCTGTATTAGAAGCATTACGCTCAGACCGCGAAATTAATAAAATTTGGATTTCAGAAGGAGCTCAAAAGGGCCCGGTGCAACAAATTATTAAAATGGCGAAAGAGCAAAATGTGCTTGTTCAATTTGTTCCTAAACAAAAAGTTGATCAAATGAGTGATGAAAATCATCAAGGAGTGGTGGCTTCGGTCGCTGCTTATCACTATGCGGAGCTCGATGATCTATTTGCTAAAGCAGAGCAGAGCGGGGAAGCGCCATTCTTTCTGTTGCTTGATGAAATTGAAGATCCGCATAACCTCGGCTCTATTATGCGTACAGCTGATGCGGTAGGCGCTCACGGGATCATTATTCCGAAGCGTCGGGCAGTTGGTCTAACAGCAGCAGTAGCTAAAGCGTCCACTGGAGCGATTGAATATATTCCAGTCGTACGTGTGACCAATTTAGCACGAACGATGGATGAACTGAAAGAGCGTGGGCTGTGGATTGCTGGTACAGATGCTAAAGGTACCGATGATTATCGAAATTTTGATGGGACCATGCCTTTAGGGTTAGTGATTGGAAGTGAGGGTAAAGGAGTTAGCCGTCTTGTGAAAGAAAAATGTGATTTTCTTATTCAACTGCCAATGGCTGGTGGGGTCACATCTTTAAATGCTTCTGTTGCCGCAGGATTACTTATGTATGAGGTTTATCGAAGACGCCATCCTTTAGGGGAGTAA
- the rplJ gene encoding 50S ribosomal protein L10 gives MSSVIEQKKQLVTEIAEKFKNSATTVVVDYRGLTVSEVTELRKQLREAGVEFKVYKNTLTRRAAEMAEISGLEESLTGPNAIAFSAEDAIAPAKILNDFAKTHEALEIKAGVLEGSVVSVEEVKALAELPSREGLLSMLLSVLQAPMRNFALATKAVAEQKEEQGA, from the coding sequence ATGAGCAGTGTAATTGAACAAAAGAAACAGTTAGTTACTGAAATCGCTGAAAAATTCAAAAACAGTGCCACTACAGTTGTAGTAGACTACCGTGGATTAACAGTAAGTGAAGTAACAGAACTTCGTAAGCAACTTCGTGAAGCAGGTGTTGAGTTCAAAGTATACAAAAATACATTAACTCGCCGTGCGGCTGAAATGGCAGAGATCTCAGGTTTAGAAGAATCTCTTACAGGTCCAAACGCGATTGCGTTCAGTGCGGAAGATGCTATTGCTCCAGCTAAAATTCTTAACGACTTTGCGAAAACGCATGAAGCGTTAGAAATTAAAGCGGGTGTACTTGAAGGAAGCGTTGTGTCTGTTGAAGAAGTTAAAGCTCTTGCTGAACTTCCATCACGCGAAGGACTTCTTTCTATGCTACTCAGCGTATTGCAAGCACCTATGCGCAACTTCGCTCTTGCGACAAAAGCTGTTGCAGAACAAAAAGAAGAACAAGGCGCGTAA
- a CDS encoding Mini-ribonuclease 3 has translation MLEFAPLKDAKQMNSLALAYMGDGIYEVYVRRHLLELGKVKPQLLHKEATKYVSAKAQAKVLFQMIEEEKLTEEELAIVRRGRNAKSGTIPKNTDVQTYRYSTAFEALLGSLFLTGQDHRLVEIIEYCLNQEV, from the coding sequence ATGCTGGAGTTCGCACCATTGAAAGACGCTAAGCAAATGAATAGTTTGGCCCTTGCTTATATGGGGGATGGTATATATGAGGTATATGTACGACGTCATCTTCTCGAATTAGGAAAGGTAAAGCCGCAATTATTGCATAAAGAGGCGACCAAATATGTGTCGGCAAAAGCGCAGGCGAAAGTGTTATTTCAAATGATTGAAGAGGAAAAACTAACAGAAGAAGAGCTAGCGATTGTTCGAAGAGGGCGCAATGCAAAATCAGGAACGATACCGAAAAATACCGATGTACAAACATATCGGTATAGCACAGCGTTCGAGGCGCTTCTCGGCTCCCTCTTTTTAACTGGACAAGATCATCGTCTTGTCGAAATCATCGAATATTGTCTAAATCAGGAAGTTTAA
- the rplK gene encoding 50S ribosomal protein L11, translating to MAKKVIKVVKLQIPAGKANPAPPVGPALGQAGVNIMGFCKEFNARTADQAGLIIPVEISVFEDRSFTFITKTPPAAVLLKKAAGIESGSGEPNRNKVATVKRDKVREIAETKMPDLNAASVEAAMRMVEGTARSMGIVIED from the coding sequence GTGGCTAAAAAAGTTATTAAAGTTGTTAAGTTGCAAATCCCTGCAGGTAAAGCTAATCCTGCGCCACCGGTAGGTCCTGCACTTGGTCAAGCTGGTGTTAACATCATGGGATTCTGTAAAGAATTTAATGCGCGCACTGCGGATCAAGCTGGTTTAATCATTCCGGTTGAAATTTCGGTATTTGAAGACCGTTCATTTACATTTATCACAAAAACTCCGCCAGCTGCTGTGCTTCTTAAGAAAGCGGCCGGTATCGAGTCTGGTTCTGGTGAACCTAACCGCAATAAAGTGGCAACAGTGAAACGTGATAAAGTTCGCGAAATCGCTGAAACAAAAATGCCTGACCTTAATGCAGCTAGCGTTGAAGCAGCTATGCGCATGGTTGAAGGTACTGCCCGCAGCATGGGTATTGTGATCGAAGACTAA
- the rplA gene encoding 50S ribosomal protein L1: MAKKGKKFQEVAKLVDRSTAYAIEEAVELVKKTNFAKFDATVEVAFRLGVDPKKADQQIRGAVVLPNGTGKTQKVLVFAKGEKAKEAEAAGADYVGDSDFITKIQQGWFEFDVIVATPDMMGEVGKLGRVLGPKGLMPNPKTGTVTFDVTKAVAEIKAGKVEYRVDKAGNIHVPIGKVSFENEKLVENFNTIFDTMMKVKPAAAKGTYMKNVTITSTMAPGIKVDPSSVTVK; encoded by the coding sequence ATGGCTAAAAAAGGTAAAAAGTTTCAAGAAGTAGCAAAGCTTGTTGACCGTTCAACAGCTTATGCAATTGAAGAAGCAGTTGAGTTAGTGAAGAAAACAAACTTCGCAAAATTTGATGCAACAGTAGAGGTTGCTTTCCGTTTAGGCGTTGACCCTAAGAAAGCAGACCAACAAATCCGTGGAGCAGTTGTTCTTCCAAACGGAACTGGTAAAACTCAAAAAGTATTAGTGTTCGCTAAAGGTGAAAAAGCGAAAGAAGCAGAAGCAGCAGGCGCTGACTACGTTGGCGATAGCGACTTCATCACCAAAATCCAACAAGGTTGGTTCGAGTTTGATGTAATCGTTGCTACTCCTGATATGATGGGTGAAGTTGGTAAACTTGGTCGTGTACTTGGACCAAAAGGTTTAATGCCAAACCCTAAAACTGGAACAGTTACATTTGACGTAACTAAAGCAGTTGCGGAAATCAAAGCTGGTAAAGTAGAATACCGCGTTGATAAAGCTGGTAACATTCACGTGCCAATCGGTAAAGTATCATTCGAAAACGAAAAATTAGTTGAAAACTTCAACACAATTTTCGATACAATGATGAAAGTGAAGCCAGCGGCAGCTAAAGGAACATACATGAAGAATGTAACAATTACTTCAACGATGGCTCCTGGTATCAAAGTAGATCCATCATCTGTAACTGTAAAATAA
- the rplL gene encoding 50S ribosomal protein L7/L12, whose amino-acid sequence MTKEQIIDAIKEMSVLELNDLVKAIEEEFGVTAAAPVAMVGGAAGGDAAAEKTEFDVVLTDAGAQKIKVIKVVREITGLGLKEAKELVDNTPKALKEGASKEEAEEIKAKLEEVGAGVEVK is encoded by the coding sequence ATGACTAAAGAGCAAATCATTGATGCGATTAAAGAAATGTCCGTTCTTGAATTAAACGACTTAGTAAAAGCTATTGAAGAAGAGTTTGGTGTAACTGCTGCTGCTCCTGTAGCAATGGTTGGTGGAGCTGCTGGTGGAGACGCTGCTGCTGAGAAAACTGAATTTGATGTTGTACTTACTGATGCAGGTGCACAAAAAATCAAAGTTATCAAAGTTGTTCGTGAAATCACAGGTCTTGGTCTTAAAGAAGCAAAAGAACTTGTTGACAACACTCCAAAAGCACTTAAAGAAGGCGCTTCTAAAGAAGAAGCTGAAGAAATCAAAGCTAAACTTGAAGAAGTTGGCGCTGGCGTAGAAGTTAAGTAA
- the rpmG gene encoding 50S ribosomal protein L33 has translation MANKLILACSECGSRNYSTQGKANGDGRLEIKKFCSTCNKHTVHKQTK, from the coding sequence ATGGCAAATAAACTAATTTTAGCTTGCTCGGAGTGTGGGTCAAGAAATTACTCCACTCAAGGGAAAGCGAATGGCGATGGACGATTAGAAATCAAAAAGTTTTGCAGTACTTGCAACAAGCATACCGTGCATAAGCAAACGAAATAA
- the nusG gene encoding transcription termination/antitermination protein NusG, translating into MEKNWYVVHTYSGYENKVKANLEKRVESMGMQDKIFRVIVPEEEETDIKNGKKKVTKRKVFPGYVLVEIVMTDDSWYVVRNTPGVTGFVGSSGHGSKPTPLLPDEVKNILKQMGMDERRKEADFEVNETVIVNDGPFADFEGTVEEIDHDKAKIKVLVNMFGRETPVELDFGQVNKLK; encoded by the coding sequence ATGGAGAAGAATTGGTATGTTGTTCACACATATTCTGGATATGAAAATAAAGTAAAAGCGAACCTTGAAAAGCGTGTAGAGTCAATGGGAATGCAAGATAAAATTTTCCGTGTGATTGTTCCTGAAGAGGAAGAAACGGATATTAAAAACGGTAAGAAGAAAGTAACGAAAAGAAAAGTATTTCCTGGGTATGTTCTAGTAGAAATCGTCATGACGGATGACTCTTGGTATGTGGTTCGCAATACACCTGGAGTAACAGGCTTCGTAGGCTCTTCTGGTCATGGATCAAAACCGACACCGCTACTTCCGGATGAAGTGAAGAATATCTTAAAACAAATGGGTATGGATGAGAGAAGAAAAGAAGCGGACTTTGAAGTGAATGAAACGGTTATCGTCAACGATGGTCCATTTGCTGATTTTGAAGGTACGGTTGAAGAGATTGATCATGACAAAGCCAAAATTAAAGTGCTTGTCAATATGTTTGGTAGAGAAACGCCTGTTGAGCTTGACTTTGGTCAAGTAAATAAATTAAAATGA
- the cysS gene encoding cysteine--tRNA ligase: MTIRLYNTLTRKKEELIPLEEGKIKMYVCGPTVYNYIHIGNARPAIVFDTVRRYLQYRGYDVTFVSNFTDVDDKLIKAANELGEEVPTIAERFIKAYFEDTGALGCQKADVHPRVTENIELIIDFIEQLIEKGFAYESAGDVYYRTRKFDGYGKLSQQSIDELKVGARIGVGEKKEEALDFVLWKAAKEGEIYWESPWGKGRPGWHIECSAMARKYLGDTIDIHAGGQDLAFPHHENEIAQSEALTGQSFARYWMHNGYINIDNEKMSKSLGNFVLVHDIIQQIDPQVLRFFMLSVHYRHPINYNEELLEQARTSLERLKTAYENLKHRKQASTNLTENSENWLVKIQEIRQVFTEEMDDDFNTANAISVLFDLSKHANYYLMEKHTSTDVIDAFLKEFEDLFFILGLSLEEEGLLDEEVEALIEQRIQARKERNFQLADEIRDKLKEMNIILEDTPQGIRWKRG; encoded by the coding sequence ATGACCATTCGTCTGTATAACACTTTAACGCGTAAGAAAGAAGAGTTGATTCCTTTAGAAGAAGGAAAGATAAAAATGTATGTATGCGGTCCAACCGTCTACAACTATATTCATATTGGTAACGCTCGTCCGGCGATTGTATTTGACACCGTTCGACGTTATTTACAATATCGTGGTTACGATGTCACTTTTGTCTCTAATTTTACTGATGTCGATGATAAATTAATTAAAGCGGCTAATGAACTTGGCGAAGAAGTACCAACTATAGCGGAACGATTTATTAAAGCGTACTTTGAAGATACAGGAGCTCTAGGCTGCCAAAAGGCGGATGTGCATCCGCGTGTTACGGAAAATATTGAATTAATTATTGATTTTATTGAGCAACTGATTGAAAAAGGCTTTGCTTATGAGTCAGCTGGCGATGTGTATTACCGTACAAGAAAATTTGATGGCTATGGAAAGCTTTCACAGCAATCGATCGATGAGCTAAAAGTGGGCGCGCGCATTGGCGTTGGCGAAAAGAAAGAAGAAGCGCTTGATTTCGTTCTTTGGAAAGCGGCGAAAGAAGGAGAAATTTATTGGGAAAGCCCATGGGGGAAAGGTCGTCCGGGTTGGCATATTGAATGCTCCGCGATGGCGAGAAAATATTTAGGTGATACAATAGATATACATGCGGGAGGACAAGATTTAGCTTTCCCACATCACGAAAATGAAATTGCTCAATCGGAAGCATTGACAGGCCAATCGTTTGCTCGCTATTGGATGCATAATGGATATATTAATATTGATAATGAAAAAATGTCGAAATCTCTTGGGAATTTTGTTCTTGTCCACGACATTATTCAGCAAATCGATCCACAAGTATTACGGTTTTTCATGCTGTCTGTTCATTATCGTCATCCGATTAACTATAACGAAGAGTTGCTTGAACAAGCGAGAACGTCCCTTGAGCGCTTAAAAACGGCATATGAGAATTTGAAACATCGCAAGCAAGCTAGCACGAACCTGACGGAAAACAGTGAAAATTGGCTGGTGAAAATCCAGGAGATTCGTCAAGTCTTTACAGAAGAAATGGATGATGATTTTAATACGGCGAATGCGATTTCCGTTTTGTTTGATTTGTCGAAACATGCAAATTATTACTTAATGGAAAAGCATACATCCACAGACGTAATCGACGCTTTCTTAAAAGAGTTTGAAGACTTATTTTTCATTCTTGGTTTAAGCCTTGAAGAAGAAGGGTTGCTTGATGAGGAAGTTGAAGCGTTAATTGAACAACGAATCCAAGCAAGAAAAGAGCGCAATTTTCAATTGGCTGATGAGATTCGTGATAAATTGAAGGAAATGAACATTATTTTAGAAGATACGCCGCAAGGCATCCGCTGGAAAAGAGGATAA
- a CDS encoding class I SAM-dependent methyltransferase gives MANHYYSSTPESESNPIYWEYTLKNKTFRFKTDAGVFSKKEVDFGSRLLIEQFSSPRIEGPLLDVGCGYGPIGLSLAAEFPERLVHMVDVNQRAMALAKDNAELNRIDNITIYESDRLEAVVEKQFAAILTNPPIRAGKKVVMDIFHQSFQKLANGGQLWVVIQKKQGAPSAIKELELLFGEVETVERSKGYYILKAEKSLTD, from the coding sequence ATGGCAAATCATTATTATTCATCAACTCCTGAAAGTGAAAGCAACCCAATATATTGGGAATACACACTAAAAAATAAAACGTTTCGTTTTAAAACAGATGCAGGGGTTTTTTCGAAAAAAGAAGTAGATTTTGGTTCGCGTTTGTTGATTGAACAGTTTAGCTCTCCTCGAATAGAAGGTCCGCTGCTTGATGTTGGTTGTGGCTATGGCCCTATTGGTTTATCGCTTGCTGCAGAATTTCCGGAGCGCCTTGTTCATATGGTGGATGTCAATCAACGCGCAATGGCTCTTGCAAAAGACAATGCGGAGCTGAATCGCATTGATAATATTACCATTTATGAAAGTGATCGCTTAGAAGCTGTGGTGGAAAAACAATTTGCTGCTATTTTAACGAACCCGCCTATTCGTGCAGGGAAAAAAGTAGTGATGGACATTTTTCATCAAAGTTTTCAGAAGTTAGCGAACGGAGGACAGCTGTGGGTTGTGATCCAAAAGAAGCAAGGGGCTCCATCAGCTATTAAAGAATTAGAACTTTTATTTGGTGAAGTAGAAACAGTAGAGCGCTCCAAAGGATATTACATTCTTAAAGCAGAAAAATCATTGACTGACTAA
- a CDS encoding NYN domain-containing protein: protein MNILIVDGYNIIGDWPELRELKKHNLASARDRLIERMAEYQGFTGSRVIIVFDAHFVKGTEKKYHDSKVEVIFTRENETADERIEKLAIELNHIKNQISVATSDFTEQWVIFAQGALRISARELLTEVNSINKKIGSSMKKIEEKRPNAKIQLSDEVAEIFEKWRRGQK, encoded by the coding sequence ATGAACATCCTGATTGTTGATGGATACAACATTATAGGGGATTGGCCAGAACTTCGAGAACTGAAAAAGCATAATCTTGCCTCTGCTCGTGATCGATTGATTGAGCGGATGGCGGAATACCAAGGGTTTACTGGTAGTCGAGTGATCATCGTGTTTGATGCGCATTTTGTAAAGGGCACGGAAAAGAAGTATCATGATTCAAAAGTAGAAGTCATTTTTACAAGAGAAAATGAAACAGCGGATGAGCGAATTGAAAAGTTGGCCATTGAGCTCAACCATATAAAAAATCAAATTTCAGTGGCCACTTCGGATTTTACGGAGCAGTGGGTGATCTTCGCTCAGGGAGCTTTGCGAATTTCGGCGAGGGAGCTGCTTACAGAAGTGAACTCGATCAACAAAAAGATCGGAAGCAGCATGAAAAAAATTGAAGAAAAGCGGCCAAACGCGAAAATCCAACTTAGTGACGAAGTGGCAGAAATTTTCGAAAAGTGGCGTCGCGGACAGAAATGA
- the cysE gene encoding serine O-acetyltransferase — protein sequence MMFKVLKEDIDTIFEQDPAARSYLEVILTYSGLHAIWGHRLAHAFYKRKFYFIARLISQVSRFFTGIEIHPGAQIGRRLFIDHGMGVVIGETCEIGDDVTIYQGVTLGGTGKEKGKRHPTVKDHVLIATGAKVLGSITVGENSKVGAGSVVLKDVPPDSTVVGIPGKIVIRDGKKIKKDLNHRDLPDPVADRLQAMEKEMNQLKQELNELRKGEYQNDHSSV from the coding sequence ATCATGTTTAAAGTATTAAAAGAAGATATCGATACGATATTTGAACAGGACCCAGCAGCGCGCAGCTATTTAGAGGTCATCTTAACGTATTCTGGGCTACACGCGATTTGGGGACATCGCCTAGCTCATGCTTTTTATAAAAGAAAATTTTATTTCATTGCCCGTCTGATCTCACAAGTCAGCCGTTTCTTTACTGGAATCGAAATTCACCCAGGTGCTCAAATTGGTCGTCGGTTATTTATTGATCATGGCATGGGCGTGGTTATTGGTGAAACATGTGAAATTGGCGATGATGTTACTATTTACCAAGGGGTTACACTTGGAGGTACTGGGAAAGAAAAAGGAAAGCGGCATCCGACGGTGAAAGATCATGTGTTGATTGCGACTGGTGCAAAAGTGCTCGGTTCGATTACGGTTGGGGAGAACTCGAAAGTAGGTGCGGGTTCTGTCGTATTAAAGGATGTTCCACCTGATTCAACAGTTGTCGGAATTCCAGGGAAAATTGTCATTCGCGATGGCAAAAAGATTAAAAAAGATTTAAATCACCGGGATTTACCGGATCCGGTGGCCGACCGACTTCAAGCAATGGAAAAAGAAATGAACCAGCTAAAACAGGAACTTAATGAGCTACGGAAGGGAGAATATCAAAATGACCATTCGTCTGTATAA
- the sigH gene encoding RNA polymerase sporulation sigma factor SigH — protein MCVGLKRSNSLALETLNDEQLIELVHNGNSDALDYLIHKYRNFVRAKARSYFLIGADREDIVQEGMIGLYKAIRDYKEDKLTTFKAFAELCITRQIITAIKTATRQKHIPLNSYVSLDKPIYDEESDRTLMDVITGAKTMNPEELIINREQFNSIEDKMNELLSDLERKVLALYLDGQSYQEISEELNRHVKSIDNALQRVKRKLERYLEFKEITM, from the coding sequence ATGTGTGTGGGCTTGAAACGTTCAAATAGTTTAGCACTAGAAACGCTTAATGACGAGCAACTCATAGAACTTGTTCATAATGGAAACAGTGATGCTCTAGATTACTTGATCCACAAATACAGAAATTTTGTGCGAGCAAAAGCGCGCTCTTATTTTTTAATTGGAGCAGATCGGGAGGATATTGTCCAAGAAGGAATGATCGGCTTATATAAAGCCATTCGTGATTACAAAGAGGACAAGTTAACAACCTTTAAAGCTTTTGCTGAATTATGCATTACAAGACAAATTATTACAGCTATTAAGACAGCCACTAGACAGAAGCACATTCCGCTAAACTCTTACGTATCACTTGATAAACCTATTTATGACGAAGAGTCAGATCGTACATTGATGGATGTGATTACGGGAGCAAAAACGATGAACCCGGAAGAATTAATTATTAATCGAGAGCAATTCAATAGTATTGAAGATAAGATGAATGAATTGTTGAGCGATTTAGAAAGAAAAGTATTAGCGTTATATTTAGATGGGCAATCTTATCAAGAGATTTCAGAAGAGCTGAACCGTCATGTGAAATCGATTGATAATGCACTCCAACGGGTGAAACGAAAACTAGAACGTTATCTTGAATTTAAAGAAATTACAATGTAG
- the secE gene encoding preprotein translocase subunit SecE, whose translation MSNIIQFFRNVSSEMRKVSWPKKKELTSYTITVISTVVFLAIFFLIVDQGISAVINWVMSK comes from the coding sequence ATGTCGAATATTATCCAATTTTTTCGCAATGTAAGTTCCGAGATGCGAAAAGTTAGTTGGCCGAAGAAAAAAGAATTAACTAGTTATACGATTACTGTTATTTCAACTGTAGTTTTTCTTGCTATTTTCTTTTTAATCGTCGACCAAGGTATTTCTGCCGTTATTAATTGGGTCATGTCAAAGTAA